DNA sequence from the Paenibacillus azoreducens genome:
GACCAGGCCAAACGCGCCTTTTCGCTCGCCCGGCGGATCAACTCGTCATACATATCGATGCCAATAAAATTAATATCCGGATTCCGGAAGCTCATCCGGCTGATGAACTGCCCCTTCCCCATGCCCAGCTCCACATGGATCGGATGATCATTACCAAATAGCGTATGCCATTTCCCTTTATACGACCGGGGATCAAGAATAACGAAACCTTTTTGCTCCTCCAGATTCTCCCGGATTCCTTTTCTGCCGCGTAAACGCATGTTATACCTCCGCTTTCATACTGAACTGTCTGAATAAATCGGCATTTGTAACCTGCTGCTGACAGCTACTGAGATATTGTGCCGAAGATATGGACAAATGTAAAGGCCTGCCCTTGAAAAAAGAAAAAGAATTCCGGCCTCCCCGCGGTTAGTGCTGGGGGCACAGAATTCCTTTTCCAAAATCTATTTGGAATTGGGGTCCAACGAATTCTTTGTTGTTAGTTTAAACTATCTTCATACTGAAAATCAAATGTCTTTTCGAAGGCTTTGCGAATTTTTCGTCTTGCCTCCGCCTGCACCTCCGGATTCCCGTTAAATTTAACGCCTGTTAAAGCAAGCGCCTCCTCCGGAGTCAGTTCTACAGCGATTTTACCCTTTCCTGAAGCTTCTGCGATCAACGAATTCATCATTATCACCTCACGGATTATGGTAGCCAAGGGCGTCATGCTTTTATCAATTTCCGTCATGTCATTACTGAATGATGGCAGCTGTGACGTCACCTTAAATATAACACTTCATGTAAGTTTCTACAATAAAACATATGCCCGAATTTCGGTTAAAATGACCATCGCTTGACCTGCTCATACCCTTCGCCAATTTTTTTTGCTACAATAGAGCAAGTGCGTTAGCGCTCGAAGTTCTAACAGAAATTTTGCGCAAATTCGATGACTCATAGCCGAGTGTCACTATCGGCCGACGCAAAAAAGGAGCACCTCTAATGAATTCACCAACTCTTGACTCTCCGCTCTTGTGGGGAGATAAAAGATTTCATACCTGGAATTACGAAATGCGCAGTGAGTTTAACGAAAAAGTGTTTAAAGTCATGCTCGATGCAGGCTTCACCTGCCCGAACCGCGACGGTACGATCGCCAGAGGCGGCTGCACGTTCTGCAGCGCGCGCGGATCGGGCGATTTCGCGGGCAAACGCCGCGACGACCTGATTACTCAATTCGATGAAATCCGGGACAAGCAGCATCTAAAATGGCCGAATGCTAAATATATCGGCTATTTCCAGGCCTATACCAATACTTATGCGCCGGTGGAGACGCTGCGCGAATATTATGAAGTCATTCTTCAGCAGCCCGGCGTCATCGGCTTGTCCATCGCTACGCGTCCCGACTGCCTGCCGGATGACGTCATCGAATATTTGGCCGAGCTGAACAAGCGTACTTACCTGTGGGTGGAAATGGGCCTGCAAACGGTGCATGACTCTACCTCGGAGCTCATTAACCGCGCCCATGACACACAGTGCTTCGTCGATGCCGTTGCGAAGCTGCGCAAGCATAACATCCGGGTGTGCGCTCATATCATATACGGTCTTCCGCAGGAAACCCATGAAATGATGATGGAAACGGGGCGCGCCGTATCGAAGATGGATGTGCAGGGAATCAAAATTCATCTGCTGCATCTGATGAGAGGCACGCCGATGGTGCGCCAGTATGAAGCAGGTCTGCTCCGCTTTCTGGAACAGGATGAATACATCAAACTGATTGTCGATACACTCGAGATTCTGCCGCCCGAAATGATCGTTCATCGGTTGACGGGCGATGCGCCGCGCAAGCTCCTTATCGGTCCAACGTGGAGTTTAAAAAAATGGGAAGTGCTCAACACCATTGACGCCCAGCTTAAAGCGCGGAATACATGGCAGGGCAAATATTGGAGGAATGCTTAATATGGGATTCCTATCCGTGCTCAGCTTTGCGCATAAGCAGGTCGGCGACCGGTTGCAGCCAGGCGATATCGCCATCGACGCCACCGTCGGTACGGGAGCCGATACGGTATTCCTCGCCAAATCCGCCGGGCCTAAGGGACATGTCTATGGCTTTGACATCCAGCAGCAGGCGCTTGAACTCGCCAAAGAGCGGATATCGCGGGAGGCTGAGGAAAAATTGGCTTCCATTACCCTGATTCCGGCAAGCCATGCCCTGATGCAAGAAAAACTCCCGCCCGATGTTCAAGGCGGAGTTGGCGCCATCATGTTTAATCTGGGCTACCTGCCTGCGCAGGAGTCCGACAAGCACATCATAACCGAGACGGGCAGCACGCTGCAGGCGCTGGATGCGGCTTTATCGCTGTTGAGGCCGAAAGGGATTATTACGGTAGTCCTTTATCCTGGCCATACCGGCGGGGAAGCCGAAGCAGAGGCTGTCACCGCATGGGCTTCGGCCCTGCCGCAGGAGGTCTGCCAGACGGTGATGTACAGGCAGCTGCAGCGCAGCGACGCCCCTTACGTCATCGCCCTTGAAAAAAAGCGCTAAACCGCGGTGGCATTTTCATTATGCCGCCTAAACATAAATATGTATTTTGTAAAATACTGTAGAATTGCCTGTTCAAAAAGGTCGGTTTTCAGCACCGAGAAGGTTGAATGAAGATAGGGGGTGAGGAGCGGAGCGTACGTTTAGGTACGTGAGCACCGGAAGCCCCGGCTGAATTCAAGATTCGATGTCGTTTCCGCTTCCTGGTTCACTTCGTGATCAAAAGCGGACTTTTTGAACAACCTCTACAAGCGGTTTGATTCATTCATCAGATTACCCGACTATGAAAGGAAGATGCAGCTATGACACAACCGTATCCATTATTATTTCAACCTGAGTTCAAGGAGCGCGTATGGGGCGGTCGCGCCCTGGAACAATTCGGTCTCACTCCGCCGGAAGGACATATCGGGGAAGGCTGGATGATCGCCGATCATCCAAACGGAACAACCACCGTCGTTAACGGCGAACTGGCCGGAAAAGGCCTTGACCAAATTCGTGAGGAACTCGGCAAAGAGTGGTTCGGCAGCAAAGGTTTTTCCGAGAAAAACGGCCGTTTCCCGCTGCTGATCAAACTTCTCGATTGCAATGACAATCTGTCCGTACAGGTGCATCCAACCGATGATTATGAAGGCCTTCCTAAAGGCGAACTTGGCAAAACCGAAATGTGGTATGTGCTTGACGCCAAACCGGGTGCCAAAATCATCTACGGCCTGAAAGACGGAGTAACCCGCGATAGCATGAAAGCTGCATTGGAAAGCGGAAGCGTGATGGATACGCTGCGCGAAGTTCCCGTTGAAGCGGGAGATACGTTCTATATTCCTGCCGGTACGGTTCATGCCCTCTGTGCAGGTGTAGTGGTTGCGGAAATCCAGCAAAATTCGGATACGACTTACCGCATTTACGATTACAATCGTCCGGGCCTCGACGGCAAACCACGCGAGCTTCATATCGAAGATTCCTTGAATGTAACTAATTTTGAAGACTCCGGCGCCACTACGATGAAAACGGATGGCCTATCCGCAGGCGAATGGCTTCAGCTTGCCAAATCCCCTTATTTCATTGTTGAAAAAGGGATTGTGGACGGATCTTGGAACCTCTCGACCACGCCGGAAAGCTTTACCATCCTGGTAATTTGCGAAGGCAGCGGCAAGCTGGCCTGGAATAACGGCTCGCTGGAATACAAGGCGGGGCAATGCTTCCTCCTTCCTGCAAACCTCGGCTCGTATGCTTTGGAAGGACAAGCGACGGTGCTCCGTTCTTATTTGCCGGAGTAAACCGCATAGAATCTAATAGTACGTGTTCAAAAAGGTCGGTTTTCAGCACCGAGAAGATTGGATGAAGCTAGGGACTGAGGAGCGGAGCGTACATTGGGGTACGTGAGCACCGGAAGGCCCGGCTGAATTCAAGATTCGATGCGAAAGCCCGCTTCCTGATTCGCTTCGTGTTAGATATAGAATTTATAAGTTATCAGCAAAGCTGATGAAATTCTATATCGCAAGAAAACCTACCTAATTTATCGCGGTCGCTCAACCTTGAGTTGCCTCGATTAGGTTTTCTTATCAAAAGTGAACTTTTTGAACAACCTCTAGTAGGTTCCTAATGGATGATGAGGAGTGATGGTCTTGCTCGAGCAAACCTTTACGATGACTGACCCGCATGGAACAAAAGCGCATGTGTATCAGTGGCTTCCGGATCAGGAAGCCGACATCAAGGGCGTGCTGCAGATCGTACATGGCATGTGCGAAACGGCCGAACGTTACGCCCGCTTCGCATCCGCCCTGACCGCGGCAGGTTATGCGGTATACGCGCATGATCAGCGGGGGCATGGCTTAACCGCCGGGTCCGTTGAGCGGCTAGGCGATGTGGGGGAAAACGGATTCCCGCTCATGGTTCAAGATATCCTGAGGCTGGGCGGGATCATTAGAGGAAACCATCCTGCTGTCCCGTTGTTCCTGATGGGACACAGCATGGGATCGTTTTTGGTGCAAAAGGTAATCCAAGCGCATTCGGAAGGGTATGAAGGTTTTATTCTCTCCGGCACCAACGGGCCGC
Encoded proteins:
- a CDS encoding TIGR01212 family radical SAM protein (This family includes YhcC from E. coli K-12, an uncharacterized radical SAM protein.) — encoded protein: MNSPTLDSPLLWGDKRFHTWNYEMRSEFNEKVFKVMLDAGFTCPNRDGTIARGGCTFCSARGSGDFAGKRRDDLITQFDEIRDKQHLKWPNAKYIGYFQAYTNTYAPVETLREYYEVILQQPGVIGLSIATRPDCLPDDVIEYLAELNKRTYLWVEMGLQTVHDSTSELINRAHDTQCFVDAVAKLRKHNIRVCAHIIYGLPQETHEMMMETGRAVSKMDVQGIKIHLLHLMRGTPMVRQYEAGLLRFLEQDEYIKLIVDTLEILPPEMIVHRLTGDAPRKLLIGPTWSLKKWEVLNTIDAQLKARNTWQGKYWRNA
- a CDS encoding class I SAM-dependent methyltransferase, whose amino-acid sequence is MGFLSVLSFAHKQVGDRLQPGDIAIDATVGTGADTVFLAKSAGPKGHVYGFDIQQQALELAKERISREAEEKLASITLIPASHALMQEKLPPDVQGGVGAIMFNLGYLPAQESDKHIITETGSTLQALDAALSLLRPKGIITVVLYPGHTGGEAEAEAVTAWASALPQEVCQTVMYRQLQRSDAPYVIALEKKR
- a CDS encoding type I phosphomannose isomerase catalytic subunit → MTQPYPLLFQPEFKERVWGGRALEQFGLTPPEGHIGEGWMIADHPNGTTTVVNGELAGKGLDQIREELGKEWFGSKGFSEKNGRFPLLIKLLDCNDNLSVQVHPTDDYEGLPKGELGKTEMWYVLDAKPGAKIIYGLKDGVTRDSMKAALESGSVMDTLREVPVEAGDTFYIPAGTVHALCAGVVVAEIQQNSDTTYRIYDYNRPGLDGKPRELHIEDSLNVTNFEDSGATTMKTDGLSAGEWLQLAKSPYFIVEKGIVDGSWNLSTTPESFTILVICEGSGKLAWNNGSLEYKAGQCFLLPANLGSYALEGQATVLRSYLPE